The Chloroflexota bacterium genome contains the following window.
ATGCCCCTCCCCTTGCCCGCGCCCATGACGCTCTCAACGAAGCTCAGCAGCGCCTCGACAATGGACTCCAGAAGCCCCTGCAACCGCCCCGGCACCAGCTTCATCCGACTGGTGCCCAGGACAAAGAGCAGGATGAGAACAACAGAAGTCACCAGCGATGAGAGGATGGTGTTGGTGACAACAAAGTCGAACCCACCCTCTTTGAGCTCATGTCCGGGATTGTCGCCAAGGATTTCCTGCGGGGCCAAGTGCACACCCGGCGTAGGGAGAAAGCTCTCTCGGTCGAAAAAAGCGGCGCCAATGGCGCCGGTGATAAATCCCGCCAATGCCAACGCCAATAGGGCAAGTGCCGCAAAGACCAGTATTCCCTTGGCGCTTCCGGAAATGGCCACGCCGATTATTCCTCCCTGGATCCCCGTTCTTGGTCACCCATCAGCGGCTGAACCATCCGGTAGAGCCCGTAAAAAGCAACCGCCGTCCCCAGTATGACTCCCACGATTATGAACACAGGTGTGGTGCCCAGCCACCGGTCCACCAAGTATCCGCCTACAATACCTATGACCACGGACGCAGCGACATACCACCCGACCCCCATGAGACGCAGAGCGAGAGCCCACGTTGGCATATACCACCTCAAAGAAGTCTGGTGAATCTTATCACTACCGTTTACGGCGCGTCAAACGTCCCCTTTGTCCTTTCTGTGGTGAATACCGCGCCTCTGAACATCGTTCCTGCATGGCATCGAGCGACTGAAAACGGGCACCAAAGCAAGAGGCCCCTACTAGGGGCCTCTTGCTTTGGTGGATTTGTTATCTCGGACGCTAGCTGTTTGGGCCCTTTCCGAGGTCTCCCAGGTCCAAGCCCTCCACAAAGTCCGCAAAAGCAGACATCCCGCGAAGTTCATCCTCGCCGGGCGTTGCACCCGGGGTCGGCTGGCCGCCTTCCACCGCCTTTTTGGCCTCTTCGTCAAGCTGTACGCCAGCTTTGCTTAGGACGCCCTCGTCCACAAAGATCGGCACGTTTGTGCGAACAGCAAGCGCGAGAGCGTCGCTGGGGCGCGAGTCGACCTCCTTGCTATGGCCGTTGGTGTTGTCTCCGTACTCAAGGATGATCTTGGCGTAGAAGGTGTCGTTCTGCAGATCACTTACCACCACTCTCTTCACCACCCCACCCATGGCATCGATGACGTTGCCGAGCAGGTCATGAGTGAGAGGCCGGGGCACCTTCACCTCTTGCAGCTTCACGGCGATTGCATCTGCTTCAAACTGCCCAATCCAAATAGGCAGATACCGGTCCGCGTCCTTCTCCTTCAGGATGACCACGCGCTGATAGTTCATCGGGCTGAGGCGGATGCTGTCGATGTACATCTCTGGCATAGTTCCCACCCCTTTCCGCAAGCTAGCGTCCCCTAGAGGAGCTGATTGAGAGATTGTATGTCTCAGCTATGAAAAGTGTCAACGAATCCGGTTGTTGCGCCAAAGGGGAATGGTTACTCGTGAGTCCTCGCCGAGAGTGGGTGCGGAAGACAATCAACCGCCCGTCTTGGCCCGAAGGTCATTGACG
Protein-coding sequences here:
- a CDS encoding bifunctional nuclease family protein — protein: MPEMYIDSIRLSPMNYQRVVILKEKDADRYLPIWIGQFEADAIAVKLQEVKVPRPLTHDLLGNVIDAMGGVVKRVVVSDLQNDTFYAKIILEYGDNTNGHSKEVDSRPSDALALAVRTNVPIFVDEGVLSKAGVQLDEEAKKAVEGGQPTPGATPGEDELRGMSAFADFVEGLDLGDLGKGPNS